From a single Sphingobium lignivorans genomic region:
- a CDS encoding DUF4163 domain-containing protein encodes MTSNIGKALLVALMLSASACKSDGAGNLADNAMNGAAPANAANAATPAPDGETIAFEKDQVEFRYSWPGAAAAIAPLAASLRAEGEKLRKETEEAGRKEQASAKEGGYPYRGYSLTQDWQLAADVPALLVLQSEGYTFTGGAHGMPFVNTLMWDKAGGRRLALDALFDSAALVNAIRARFCGALDAEREKRRGAPVDPNASDGIPEFSRCVDPAKQVILPVSAGGRTLDTIRVVILPYEAGPYAEGIYQLDLPVDDAVRAAVKPAWRSAFGAGA; translated from the coding sequence ATGACTTCGAACATTGGCAAGGCATTGCTCGTCGCGCTCATGCTGTCCGCAAGCGCCTGCAAGAGCGACGGCGCCGGCAACCTGGCCGACAATGCCATGAATGGCGCGGCGCCCGCGAATGCTGCCAACGCCGCGACGCCCGCCCCGGATGGCGAGACGATCGCTTTCGAAAAGGATCAGGTCGAGTTCCGCTACAGCTGGCCCGGCGCGGCGGCCGCCATCGCGCCGCTTGCGGCCTCGCTGCGTGCGGAAGGCGAGAAGCTGCGCAAGGAAACCGAGGAAGCCGGTCGGAAGGAGCAGGCCTCGGCGAAGGAAGGCGGCTATCCCTATCGGGGCTACAGTCTCACGCAGGACTGGCAGCTCGCCGCCGACGTGCCGGCCCTGCTGGTCCTCCAGAGCGAGGGCTACACCTTCACTGGCGGCGCGCACGGCATGCCGTTCGTCAACACGCTCATGTGGGACAAGGCCGGTGGGCGCCGGCTGGCGCTGGATGCGCTGTTCGACAGCGCCGCGCTGGTCAACGCCATCCGTGCGCGCTTCTGCGGCGCGCTCGATGCGGAGCGCGAGAAGCGGCGGGGCGCGCCGGTCGATCCGAATGCATCGGACGGGATTCCGGAATTCTCGCGCTGCGTGGATCCGGCCAAGCAGGTCATCCTCCCGGTTTCGGCGGGCGGGCGGACGCTCGACACCATTCGCGTCGTCATCCTGCCTTATGAAGCCGGGCCCTATGCCGAGGGCATTTATCAGCTGGACCTGCCGGTCGACGATGCCGTGCGCGCGGCGGTCAAGCCGGCGTGGCGGAGCGCGTTCGGCGCGGGCGCCTGA
- a CDS encoding leucyl aminopeptidase family protein, protein MTEIADLVRPDTGQAARTIHIIDANGHQAWLATQPERHRAALDAQGFKPTAYAHAILPGDGADEWSVVTTVANAQSLSSWCLARLAEVLPAGHYRLADGGDPGPAILGWMTAHYRFDRYKEKKSDKGPRVLLTPQPAAIASAVAQAGATALVRDMVNMPTADMGPDQIEAQAQAIAARHGATLTVTRGDALEAGYPMIHAVGRAADRTNAPRLVELTWGHEDHPRIALIGKGITFDTGGLDIKPASGMRLMKKDMGGAAHALALAELVMDAALPVRLHLLLPLAENAIAGNAFRPGDILRSRKGLTVEIGNTDAEGRLVLGDALTRAGEEKPELIVDFATLTGAARVALGPDLPAMFANDDALATQLAACGTAVDDPVWRMPLWDPYHELFKSDVADLSNSGESAFAGAITAALFLRRFVPEKTPWIHLDTFAWRPVAKPGRPKGGEACGLRATFAMLRERYGR, encoded by the coding sequence ATGACGGAAATTGCCGATCTCGTGCGCCCCGACACCGGGCAGGCCGCCCGTACCATCCACATCATCGACGCAAATGGTCATCAGGCCTGGCTGGCAACGCAACCCGAGCGCCATCGCGCGGCGCTGGACGCGCAGGGCTTCAAGCCCACCGCTTATGCCCATGCCATCCTGCCCGGCGACGGGGCGGACGAATGGTCGGTCGTGACCACCGTGGCCAATGCGCAGTCCCTGTCGAGCTGGTGCCTCGCGCGGCTCGCCGAGGTCCTGCCGGCGGGGCATTACCGCCTCGCGGATGGCGGCGATCCTGGTCCGGCGATCCTGGGCTGGATGACCGCGCACTATCGGTTCGACCGCTACAAGGAGAAGAAGAGCGACAAGGGCCCGCGCGTTCTGCTGACGCCGCAGCCCGCCGCCATCGCTTCTGCCGTCGCGCAGGCCGGCGCAACGGCGCTGGTACGCGACATGGTCAACATGCCCACGGCGGACATGGGGCCGGACCAGATCGAGGCGCAGGCGCAGGCCATCGCCGCCCGCCATGGCGCCACGCTCACCGTGACTCGGGGCGATGCGCTGGAAGCGGGCTATCCGATGATCCATGCCGTCGGCCGCGCCGCCGACCGGACGAACGCGCCGCGCCTCGTCGAGCTGACATGGGGGCACGAGGACCATCCCCGCATCGCGCTGATCGGCAAGGGCATCACGTTCGACACCGGCGGACTGGACATCAAGCCAGCGTCCGGCATGCGCCTGATGAAGAAGGACATGGGCGGCGCGGCTCATGCGCTGGCCCTCGCCGAACTGGTGATGGATGCCGCGCTGCCGGTGCGCCTGCATCTGCTGCTGCCGCTGGCGGAGAATGCGATCGCCGGCAATGCCTTCCGCCCCGGCGACATCCTGCGCAGCCGCAAGGGCCTCACCGTCGAGATCGGCAACACCGATGCGGAAGGACGGCTGGTGCTGGGCGATGCGCTCACCCGGGCGGGCGAGGAGAAGCCGGAGCTGATCGTCGATTTCGCGACGCTGACCGGCGCCGCACGCGTGGCGCTGGGGCCCGATCTCCCGGCCATGTTCGCCAATGACGATGCGCTGGCCACGCAACTGGCCGCCTGCGGCACGGCCGTGGACGATCCCGTCTGGCGCATGCCCCTGTGGGACCCCTATCACGAGTTGTTCAAGAGCGACGTGGCGGACCTCTCCAACAGCGGCGAAAGTGCCTTTGCCGGCGCCATCACCGCCGCGCTCTTCCTCCGGCGCTTCGTGCCCGAAAAGACGCCGTGGATTCATCTCGACACCTTCGCCTGGCGGCCGGTCGCGAAGCCGGGGCGCCCGAAAGGCGGCGAGGCCTGTGGCCTGCGCGCCACCTTCGCGATGCTCCGCGAGCGATATGGGCGCTGA
- a CDS encoding C40 family peptidase has protein sequence MHDTVAGVSPGSSTTRRRVKLDGVSRRYDARVNAIRPDLADLALAELYFAPHYVAPVARACVVPSAMLRGKPDEAAGAVSELLHGEAFHMLDARGEWAWGYCGHDHYVGYLPLAALGEPVAATHVTRAATPLFLSADIKSPVQALLPAGARLAGTAEGDFLATAGGYAHLRHIRAVDAPESDWVAVAERHLGAPYVWGGRGHGLDCSGLVQTALDACGIAAPRDTDQQAQALGTALDDNAPLRRGDIVFFPGHVGLMMDETRLIHANAFWMAVTIEPLADVVARLSDQHEQPVTGRRRIKP, from the coding sequence ATGCACGACACAGTGGCGGGGGTCTCCCCGGGATCATCGACGACACGCAGGCGCGTGAAGCTGGACGGCGTGTCCCGCCGCTATGACGCGCGCGTGAATGCCATACGCCCGGACCTTGCCGACCTGGCGCTCGCCGAGCTGTATTTCGCGCCGCATTATGTGGCGCCGGTTGCCCGTGCCTGCGTCGTCCCCTCCGCCATGCTGCGTGGCAAGCCCGACGAGGCAGCAGGCGCCGTCTCGGAACTGCTGCACGGCGAGGCCTTCCATATGCTCGACGCGCGCGGCGAATGGGCCTGGGGCTATTGCGGGCACGATCATTATGTAGGCTATCTTCCCCTCGCCGCGCTGGGCGAGCCGGTTGCCGCGACGCATGTCACGCGGGCGGCCACGCCGCTCTTCCTTTCGGCCGACATCAAGTCGCCGGTGCAGGCGCTGCTCCCGGCGGGCGCGCGGCTCGCCGGCACGGCCGAGGGCGATTTCCTCGCGACCGCCGGCGGCTATGCCCATCTGCGCCATATCCGCGCGGTCGACGCGCCGGAAAGCGACTGGGTGGCGGTCGCCGAACGTCATCTGGGCGCGCCTTATGTCTGGGGCGGGCGCGGGCATGGCCTGGACTGTTCCGGCCTCGTGCAGACGGCGCTGGACGCCTGCGGCATTGCCGCGCCACGCGACACCGATCAGCAGGCACAGGCGCTGGGCACCGCGCTGGACGACAATGCGCCGTTGCGACGAGGAGACATCGTCTTCTTCCCCGGCCATGTGGGGCTGATGATGGACGAGACTCGTCTCATCCATGCCAATGCCTTCTGGATGGCCGTGACGATCGAGCCGCTCGCCGATGTCGTGGCGCGGCTCTCGGACCAGCATGAGCAGCCGGTAACAGGCCGGCGCAGGATCAAGCCATGA
- the argC gene encoding N-acetyl-gamma-glutamyl-phosphate reductase yields MSTKIFIDGAAGTTGIQIRERLAGRSEFHLITLDEAARKDDAARAGAINEADIVILCLPDDAARQSVAMIANDRTRVIDASTAHRVAPDWVYGLPEIAGRDAVADARFVSNPGCYSTGFIALVAPLVAAGLIPAGARLACNAVSGYSGGGKTMIAEYEGPDGPPSAWRTYALTLAHKHVPEMQARCRLLHRPIFVPAVVPLYSGMIVEVPLHAEMLANGTGAATLREALSAHYAGSAVVSVDQGYQPATLPVELLKDSDAMRLFVFSDAASEQIRLVAALDNLGKGASGAAVQNLNLMAGLPETTGLRL; encoded by the coding sequence ATGAGCACGAAGATCTTCATTGACGGCGCAGCCGGCACCACGGGCATCCAGATCCGGGAGCGGCTCGCCGGGCGCAGCGAGTTCCACCTCATCACGCTCGACGAGGCCGCGCGCAAGGACGATGCCGCGCGCGCCGGCGCGATCAACGAGGCCGACATCGTGATCCTCTGCCTGCCGGACGACGCCGCGCGCCAGTCCGTGGCGATGATCGCGAACGATCGCACCCGGGTCATCGATGCCTCGACCGCGCATCGCGTCGCGCCGGACTGGGTCTATGGCCTGCCGGAGATTGCCGGGCGCGACGCAGTCGCTGACGCGCGCTTCGTCAGCAATCCCGGCTGCTATTCCACCGGCTTCATCGCGCTGGTCGCGCCGCTCGTGGCGGCCGGCCTGATCCCGGCCGGGGCCCGCCTCGCCTGCAATGCCGTCTCCGGCTATTCCGGCGGCGGCAAGACGATGATCGCGGAGTATGAGGGGCCGGATGGGCCGCCCAGCGCCTGGCGCACTTATGCGCTGACGCTGGCGCACAAGCATGTGCCGGAGATGCAGGCGCGCTGCCGGCTGCTGCACCGGCCGATCTTCGTGCCGGCCGTCGTGCCGCTCTATTCCGGCATGATCGTGGAAGTGCCGCTGCACGCCGAGATGCTGGCGAACGGCACGGGCGCGGCGACCCTGCGTGAGGCCCTGTCGGCCCATTATGCCGGCTCGGCTGTCGTCTCCGTCGACCAGGGCTATCAGCCCGCCACGCTCCCGGTCGAGCTGCTGAAGGACAGCGACGCCATGCGCCTGTTCGTCTTCTCCGATGCCGCGAGCGAGCAGATCCGCCTTGTCGCGGCGCTCGACAATCTCGGCAAGGGGGCGTCCGGCGCGGCGGTGCAGAACCTCAACCTGATGGCAGGCCTGCCGGAAACGACCGGTCTGCGGCTCTGA
- the msrA gene encoding peptide-methionine (S)-S-oxide reductase MsrA: MSATATLAGGCFWCTEAVYQSLAGVEAVESGYIGGTKPNPTYEEVCTGQTGHAEAIRITYDPATISYGDLLDIFFATHDPTTLNRQGNDVGTQYRSAIFPHDPAQEAEARAAIERAQPDWPNPIVTTIEPLATWYPAEDYHQQYWDRVGSRNPYCMAVIPPKLQKLRKGFAARLRD, from the coding sequence ATGAGCGCGACAGCAACGCTGGCGGGCGGCTGCTTCTGGTGCACCGAAGCTGTCTACCAGAGCCTGGCCGGCGTCGAGGCGGTGGAAAGCGGCTATATCGGCGGCACCAAGCCCAACCCGACTTATGAAGAGGTCTGCACCGGGCAGACCGGCCATGCCGAGGCGATCCGGATCACTTATGATCCCGCCACGATCAGCTATGGCGACCTGCTCGACATCTTCTTCGCCACCCATGACCCGACGACGCTCAACCGGCAGGGCAATGACGTGGGCACCCAGTATCGCTCGGCGATCTTTCCGCATGACCCGGCGCAGGAAGCGGAAGCCCGCGCGGCGATCGAGCGCGCACAGCCCGACTGGCCGAACCCGATCGTGACGACTATCGAGCCGCTGGCGACATGGTATCCGGCGGAGGATTATCACCAGCAATATTGGGACCGGGTTGGCAGCCGCAATCCTTATTGCATGGCCGTGATCCCGCCCAAGCTGCAGAAACTGCGCAAGGGTTTCGCGGCGCGCCTGCGAGACTGA
- a CDS encoding glycosyltransferase family 2 protein, whose product MIALSRAELDSSLVFVAFLALFSALLTLRAVSSPHNLSRPVSAEGYELVGACIGALLATTLTTGAFLAVFPVFLLCLGGAAVVRYLVDQLSMPGILWLTSVAAGWVVGSLWAVLFILEADFPGPLTIAAFIALGFAGLLFILGQIANFAREAVLTHERWSLPFSPMDEPRPRARFKVSLQLPCYAEPPEVVMETMNRLAALDYDDYEVLVCDNNTADEQLWRPLEAHCAVLNRRLGVERFRFFHVAPLEGAKAGALNFLLGEMAPDAELIGVIDADYLARSDFLSRLVPFFDDPSLGYIQTPHDYRDYEGNSYLTACHWEYMPTNKVDYPGINEYGGAFTIGTMCLLRTEALRKAGGWAEWCLTEDSEVSVRLRAVGYRGFYFGETFGHGLIPDTFDDYKKQRFRWTAGPVQQLRRHWRLFLPAPFAPPLPGWTKLLEVMRCISPLQTFAGIAFTIFGVLGMIVSLATGAMTPVAVPHVAGLLLLLGGVTWWLRTMHRYRLSGCNNVEDMIRGEIARASLTYVTLLAGVAGLSKRPLAWRRTPKFAGLAAGQESPFAATMPETIAGSVCMALALGFLFASGFVGGGVALLGFLGLFSLSVRFFCAPLMAAIAIREAQPRKVSDRPRYVPRHARTPLVQPGMAVATSHDPRDPASVVRDIRSAPR is encoded by the coding sequence TTGATCGCGCTATCTCGAGCGGAGCTTGATTCCTCACTGGTCTTTGTTGCGTTTCTCGCCCTCTTCTCCGCATTGCTCACCTTGCGGGCGGTCTCCTCTCCCCACAATCTGTCCCGTCCGGTCTCGGCGGAAGGCTATGAGCTGGTCGGTGCCTGCATCGGCGCGCTGCTCGCCACGACGCTGACCACAGGGGCTTTCCTGGCCGTCTTCCCCGTCTTCCTGCTTTGCCTGGGCGGGGCGGCCGTGGTGCGCTACCTGGTCGACCAGCTCAGCATGCCGGGCATTCTCTGGCTCACGAGCGTGGCTGCCGGCTGGGTGGTAGGGAGCCTCTGGGCGGTGTTGTTCATCCTCGAGGCGGATTTCCCCGGGCCGCTGACGATCGCGGCGTTCATTGCGCTGGGATTTGCCGGCCTGCTGTTCATTCTCGGCCAGATCGCGAATTTCGCGCGGGAGGCCGTGCTCACGCATGAGCGCTGGAGCCTGCCCTTTTCGCCGATGGACGAGCCGCGCCCGCGCGCGCGCTTCAAGGTCTCGCTGCAGCTGCCCTGCTATGCGGAGCCGCCGGAAGTGGTCATGGAGACGATGAACCGCCTGGCCGCGCTGGACTATGACGATTATGAAGTCCTGGTCTGCGACAACAATACCGCCGACGAGCAGCTCTGGCGCCCGCTGGAAGCGCATTGCGCGGTGCTGAACCGGCGGCTGGGCGTCGAGCGCTTCCGCTTCTTCCATGTCGCGCCGCTCGAAGGCGCGAAGGCTGGCGCGCTCAACTTTCTCCTGGGCGAGATGGCGCCGGACGCCGAGCTCATCGGCGTGATCGATGCCGATTACCTTGCCCGCAGCGATTTCCTCTCGCGCCTCGTGCCGTTCTTTGACGATCCCTCGCTCGGCTACATCCAGACGCCGCACGATTATCGCGATTATGAGGGCAACAGCTATCTGACCGCCTGCCACTGGGAATATATGCCGACCAACAAGGTCGATTATCCCGGCATCAACGAATATGGCGGCGCCTTCACCATCGGCACGATGTGCCTGCTGCGGACCGAGGCGCTCCGCAAGGCGGGCGGATGGGCGGAATGGTGCCTGACCGAGGATTCGGAGGTTTCCGTGCGGTTGCGCGCGGTGGGCTATCGCGGCTTCTATTTCGGCGAGACATTCGGGCACGGCCTCATCCCCGATACGTTCGACGACTACAAGAAGCAGCGCTTCCGGTGGACGGCCGGCCCGGTGCAGCAGTTGCGTCGCCACTGGCGCCTGTTCCTGCCGGCCCCCTTCGCGCCGCCGCTGCCGGGCTGGACGAAGCTGCTGGAGGTCATGCGCTGCATTTCCCCGCTGCAGACTTTCGCCGGCATCGCCTTCACCATCTTCGGCGTGCTTGGGATGATCGTTTCGCTGGCGACCGGCGCGATGACTCCCGTTGCCGTGCCGCACGTTGCGGGCCTGCTCCTCCTCCTGGGCGGCGTGACCTGGTGGCTGCGTACCATGCATCGCTACCGGCTCTCCGGCTGCAATAATGTGGAGGACATGATCCGGGGCGAGATCGCCCGTGCCTCGCTCACTTATGTGACGCTGCTGGCTGGCGTGGCCGGCCTCTCGAAGCGGCCGCTGGCCTGGCGGCGGACGCCCAAGTTCGCGGGCCTGGCCGCCGGGCAGGAATCCCCCTTCGCGGCGACCATGCCGGAGACGATCGCCGGATCGGTCTGCATGGCGCTGGCGCTGGGTTTCCTGTTCGCCTCGGGCTTCGTGGGTGGCGGAGTTGCCCTGCTGGGCTTCCTGGGCCTGTTCAGCCTGTCGGTCCGCTTCTTCTGCGCGCCGCTGATGGCAGCCATCGCGATCCGGGAAGCGCAGCCGCGCAAGGTGAGTGACCGCCCGCGTTATGTCCCACGCCACGCCCGGACTCCGCTAGTCCAGCCGGGCATGGCCGTGGCCACGTCGCATGACCCGCGCGATCCGGCCTCTGTCGTCCGGGATATTCGCTCGGCGCCCCGCTGA
- a CDS encoding L-threonylcarbamoyladenylate synthase: MPLRARSITTQIRAYDSAGLAEAAALIRAGEPVAVPTETVYGLAADATNEMAVARIYAAKGRPAFNPLIVHVNDLAMAQRLVTFTPEAEALAAAFWPGALTMVLPRRPDCPVATLASAGLPTLAVRLPSHPAMRALIAAAGVPLAAPSANRSGAISPTRAAHVLASLDGRIPLILDAGPTSEGLESTIVQPREDAVVLLRPGPVTIEALGEASGLPVVLPGHGGPITAPGQLESHYAPSKPLRLDCPHPVEGQFHIGFGPGPSQRNLSASGDLVEAAANLFAALHEADASGFPAITVAPVPHRGIGLAINDRLRRAAA, from the coding sequence ATGCCGCTTCGCGCCCGTTCCATCACGACCCAGATTCGCGCTTATGACAGCGCCGGGCTTGCCGAAGCGGCGGCGCTGATCCGCGCGGGCGAGCCCGTCGCCGTGCCGACCGAGACGGTCTATGGCCTCGCTGCCGATGCCACGAACGAGATGGCTGTCGCGCGCATCTATGCCGCCAAGGGACGGCCGGCCTTCAATCCGCTCATCGTGCATGTGAACGACCTCGCAATGGCGCAGCGGCTCGTGACTTTCACGCCAGAGGCCGAGGCGCTGGCCGCGGCGTTCTGGCCGGGCGCGCTGACCATGGTGCTGCCGCGCCGCCCCGATTGCCCCGTTGCCACGCTGGCCAGCGCCGGTCTCCCCACGCTCGCGGTGCGCCTGCCGTCCCACCCGGCCATGCGCGCGCTCATTGCCGCCGCGGGCGTTCCGCTCGCGGCGCCTTCGGCCAATCGATCCGGCGCGATCAGCCCCACGCGCGCGGCACATGTGCTTGCCAGCCTCGACGGGCGCATTCCGCTGATCCTCGATGCCGGGCCGACCAGCGAAGGGCTCGAATCCACCATCGTGCAGCCGCGTGAGGACGCGGTCGTGCTGCTGCGCCCCGGTCCGGTGACGATCGAAGCGCTGGGAGAGGCCTCTGGCTTGCCGGTCGTCTTGCCTGGCCATGGCGGACCGATCACGGCGCCGGGGCAGCTTGAGAGCCATTATGCGCCGTCCAAGCCGCTCCGGCTCGATTGCCCGCACCCGGTCGAAGGTCAGTTCCATATCGGCTTCGGCCCCGGCCCGAGTCAGCGCAACCTCAGCGCATCGGGCGATCTGGTGGAAGCGGCCGCCAATCTCTTCGCTGCGTTGCACGAGGCGGATGCCAGTGGGTTTCCGGCGATAACGGTCGCGCCGGTTCCGCATCGCGGCATTGGCCTTGCCATCAATGACAGGCTGCGCCGCGCCGCTGCCTGA
- a CDS encoding ATP-binding protein encodes MTEDFPQDALTRIAAALERMAPPPATSADLEAHAAYRWDGKAITPVLHFQPVDYALLTGIDAQKQACLENSRRLALGHAAHDILLWGARGTGKSATVAACVGQVQKEGLPLALVEVATDDLRSLATLFSLLSGTRRPIILYIDDLGFDGDFGADARALRSLLQGGASARGSNVRLYATSNRRHIVPRSMSEQDDPINLRDVVDDRLALADRFGLSLGFHALDQEAYLAIVTRYAARHGLDFEPAAAIQWATQRGNRSGRVAWQYVVELAGRAGRALDEPDIGD; translated from the coding sequence ATGACAGAGGATTTTCCCCAGGACGCGCTCACCCGCATCGCGGCGGCACTGGAGCGGATGGCGCCACCCCCTGCCACGTCGGCTGATCTGGAGGCGCATGCCGCCTATCGGTGGGACGGCAAGGCGATCACGCCGGTGCTCCATTTCCAGCCGGTGGACTATGCGCTGCTTACCGGCATCGATGCGCAGAAGCAGGCCTGCCTGGAGAACAGCCGCCGCCTCGCCCTGGGCCATGCCGCCCATGACATCCTGCTCTGGGGTGCGCGCGGCACCGGCAAATCCGCCACGGTCGCGGCCTGCGTAGGGCAAGTGCAGAAGGAAGGCCTGCCGCTCGCGCTGGTCGAAGTCGCGACCGACGACCTGCGCAGCCTCGCGACGCTCTTCTCGCTGCTGAGCGGCACGCGCCGGCCGATCATCCTCTATATCGACGATCTCGGCTTCGATGGCGATTTCGGCGCGGACGCGCGGGCCTTGCGCTCGCTGTTGCAGGGCGGCGCGAGCGCGCGGGGCAGCAATGTCCGCCTCTACGCCACCTCGAACCGCCGGCATATCGTCCCGCGCTCGATGTCCGAGCAGGACGATCCGATCAACCTGCGGGACGTGGTGGACGACCGGCTGGCGCTGGCCGATCGCTTCGGCCTTTCGCTCGGCTTCCACGCGCTCGACCAGGAGGCCTATCTCGCCATCGTGACGCGCTATGCCGCGCGCCACGGGCTGGACTTCGAGCCGGCCGCCGCAATCCAGTGGGCCACGCAGCGCGGCAATCGCTCGGGCCGCGTCGCCTGGCAATATGTGGTCGAGCTGGCAGGCCGCGCGGGCCGGGCCCTCGACGAACCGGACATCGGCGACTGA
- a CDS encoding PQQ-dependent sugar dehydrogenase, with protein sequence MKRYILMALLALVIAAGGIVFYVSRPDVARLAEAELEGREPRFTEPRRQIIPTVVVARAVGWADDAAPVAAKGLRVQRFAAGLDHPRTMLLLPNGDVLVAETASPPRPTNGITDWVMGKLMGRAGAGAPSANRISLLRDSDGDGLAEDRYSFLEGLNSPYGMALVGDTLYVANTDSLMAFPYTQGAVRITEPGRKVASLPANAPNYHWTKSLAAGPDGKLYVGVGSNSNIAENGLEQEDLRAAVIEIDPREGAFNIYASGLRNPTDLAFNPWTGGLWAVVNERDMLGSDLVPDYLTDVDFAAFYGWPWNYWGGYIDKRVQPERNDLREYTRRPAFGLGAHTAPLGLTFTPGAALGAPFDHGAFVALHGSWNRKPPAGYKVAYVAFNEKGVPQGKLVDLLTGFLNKDGDAQGRPVGVLVARDGALLVSDDVGGMVWRISNPAAAKADATAQ encoded by the coding sequence ATGAAGCGATATATTCTCATGGCGCTGCTGGCGCTGGTCATCGCGGCGGGCGGCATAGTCTTCTATGTGTCGCGGCCGGACGTGGCGCGTCTCGCGGAAGCCGAGCTGGAAGGGCGAGAGCCCCGCTTCACCGAACCCCGGCGCCAGATCATCCCGACCGTGGTCGTCGCGCGCGCCGTGGGCTGGGCCGACGATGCCGCGCCGGTGGCGGCGAAGGGGCTGCGCGTCCAACGTTTTGCGGCCGGGCTGGATCATCCCCGCACCATGCTGCTGCTGCCCAATGGCGACGTGCTGGTGGCGGAAACCGCCAGCCCGCCGCGCCCGACGAACGGCATCACCGATTGGGTCATGGGCAAGCTCATGGGCCGGGCCGGTGCGGGCGCACCTTCGGCCAACCGCATTTCCCTCCTGCGCGACAGCGACGGCGATGGTCTGGCGGAGGACCGCTACAGCTTCCTGGAAGGGCTGAACTCGCCTTATGGCATGGCGCTCGTCGGCGACACGCTCTACGTCGCCAATACCGACAGCCTCATGGCCTTCCCCTACACGCAGGGCGCGGTGCGGATTACCGAGCCGGGCCGGAAAGTCGCCAGCCTCCCCGCCAATGCGCCCAATTATCACTGGACCAAGAGCCTCGCCGCCGGGCCGGACGGCAAGCTCTATGTCGGTGTGGGATCCAACAGCAACATCGCCGAGAATGGCCTGGAGCAGGAAGATCTGCGCGCTGCGGTGATCGAGATCGATCCGCGCGAGGGCGCGTTCAATATCTACGCCAGCGGCCTGCGCAATCCCACCGATCTCGCCTTCAATCCGTGGACGGGCGGCTTGTGGGCGGTGGTCAACGAGCGCGACATGCTGGGCTCCGATCTCGTGCCCGACTATCTCACTGACGTCGATTTCGCTGCCTTCTACGGCTGGCCGTGGAACTACTGGGGCGGCTATATCGACAAGCGCGTGCAGCCCGAGCGCAATGACCTGCGCGAATATACCAGGCGGCCCGCCTTCGGGCTCGGCGCGCACACCGCGCCGCTCGGGCTGACCTTCACGCCCGGCGCGGCGCTCGGCGCGCCCTTCGATCATGGCGCTTTCGTGGCCCTGCACGGCAGCTGGAACCGCAAGCCGCCGGCCGGTTACAAGGTCGCTTATGTCGCGTTCAACGAGAAAGGCGTGCCGCAAGGCAAGCTCGTCGACCTGCTGACCGGCTTCCTCAACAAGGATGGCGATGCGCAGGGGCGTCCCGTGGGCGTCCTCGTCGCGCGCGACGGCGCGCTTCTGGTGAGCGACGATGTGGGCGGCATGGTCTGGCGGATCAGCAATCCCGCAGCGGCAAAGGCCGACGCCACCGCGCAATGA